The following coding sequences lie in one Saccopteryx bilineata isolate mSacBil1 chromosome 5, mSacBil1_pri_phased_curated, whole genome shotgun sequence genomic window:
- the CCL20 gene encoding C-C motif chemokine 20 isoform X1, with protein MMSSSSKSLLLAAMMSVLLLRLCSESEAASSFDCCLGYTDKSIPIRFLMGFTQQLSDEACDINAVIFHTKKGFVVCADPKMKWVKRAVHVLSHRIKKM; from the exons ATGATGAGTAGCAGCAGCAAGAGTTTGCTCCTGGCTGCTATGATGTCAGTGCTGCTCCTCCGCCTCTGCAGCGAGTCAGAAG CAGCAAGCTCCTTTGATTGCTGTCTTGGCTACACGGACAAGAGCATCCCGATCCGATTTCTCATGGGCTTCACACAGCAGCTGTCCGATGAAGCTTGTGACATCAACGCAGTCAT CTTCCACACAAAGAAGGGATTCGTTGTGTGTGCAGACCCGAAGATGAAGTGGGTGAAACGCGCTGTGCACGTCCTCAG CCACAGAATCAAGAAGATGTAG
- the CCL20 gene encoding C-C motif chemokine 20 isoform X2, which produces MMSSSSKSLLLAAMMSVLLLRLCSESEASSFDCCLGYTDKSIPIRFLMGFTQQLSDEACDINAVIFHTKKGFVVCADPKMKWVKRAVHVLSHRIKKM; this is translated from the exons ATGATGAGTAGCAGCAGCAAGAGTTTGCTCCTGGCTGCTATGATGTCAGTGCTGCTCCTCCGCCTCTGCAGCGAGTCAGAAG CAAGCTCCTTTGATTGCTGTCTTGGCTACACGGACAAGAGCATCCCGATCCGATTTCTCATGGGCTTCACACAGCAGCTGTCCGATGAAGCTTGTGACATCAACGCAGTCAT CTTCCACACAAAGAAGGGATTCGTTGTGTGTGCAGACCCGAAGATGAAGTGGGTGAAACGCGCTGTGCACGTCCTCAG CCACAGAATCAAGAAGATGTAG